In Massilia violaceinigra, one DNA window encodes the following:
- a CDS encoding GGDEF domain-containing protein, with amino-acid sequence MNEALELETRELAGQAHTDPLTQVLNREGLRAALMEKWPHPDASPEQFAVVFVDIDHLKKVDDTHGHSVGDKVLCALAAAIQRGIRASDKLARWDGEEFLIICPGTKAADAHLLGEKLREALSYQIWPHGLRVTASFGVTALQPGEVIGDAIKRADSALDQAKSNGRNCVRVA; translated from the coding sequence GTGAATGAGGCTCTGGAGCTGGAAACCCGTGAACTGGCCGGCCAGGCCCACACGGATCCGCTCACCCAGGTTCTGAATCGGGAGGGCTTACGCGCTGCGCTGATGGAAAAGTGGCCGCATCCCGATGCGTCACCTGAGCAGTTCGCAGTGGTGTTTGTCGATATCGACCATCTTAAAAAGGTGGATGATACACATGGCCATAGTGTCGGCGATAAGGTGTTGTGTGCTCTCGCTGCTGCGATACAACGTGGAATTCGCGCAAGCGACAAGCTGGCGCGTTGGGATGGCGAAGAATTCCTGATCATTTGCCCCGGTACCAAGGCAGCCGATGCTCATCTATTAGGGGAGAAGCTGCGCGAAGCATTGAGTTATCAGATCTGGCCGCACGGGCTCCGGGTTACCGCGTCGTTCGGAGTGACGGCCCTTCAGCCTGGAGAAGTCATTGGTGACGCGATCAAGCGCGCCGACAGTGCGCTTGATCAAGCCAAATCGAATGGCAGGAACTGCGTGCGAGTTGCTTAA
- a CDS encoding B12-binding domain-containing radical SAM protein, translating to MTILLSTLNARYAHASLGLRYLLANMGPLQEQTSLHEFVIGAKTTEIVERLLAQSPRIIGFGIYIWNVEETTRVVAMLKRIAPQVVIVLGGPEVSHEPGEQAIVQMADYLVTGWGDVTFPKLCGEILHGPKPLMKIHAGVQPPMADIAMPYSLYTDNDIANRTLYVEASRGCPFKCEFCLSALDKTAWPFGLDTFLGELETLHARGARLFKFVDRTFNLNIKTSLKIMQFFLDKLEANPDDPVYAHFELVPDHLPDALKDGIRKFPPGALQFEIGIQSFNPAVQALVSRRQDNAKAAENIRWLCEQSHAHLHVDLIAGLPGEDMDSFARGFDQLVALKPHEIQFGILKRLRGTPIIRHTEEHGLVFDPYPPYTILATKLIDFQTMQRLVRFARYWDLVANSGRFAHTLAHLLGESPFANFMAFSDWIYAKTDATHRIALDRLAKLVAQWLETRGMSRTDAAQLVGSDYAGRIDAPAEKAKPVASVPQRQARHLGA from the coding sequence ATGACCATCCTGCTCTCGACCCTGAACGCCCGCTACGCCCACGCATCGCTGGGGCTGCGCTATCTGCTGGCAAACATGGGCCCCCTGCAGGAGCAGACCAGCCTGCACGAATTCGTGATCGGCGCGAAAACCACCGAAATCGTCGAACGCCTGCTGGCGCAGTCGCCGCGCATCATCGGTTTCGGTATCTATATATGGAACGTCGAGGAAACCACCAGGGTCGTCGCCATGCTCAAGCGGATCGCGCCCCAGGTGGTGATCGTGCTGGGCGGGCCGGAAGTGTCGCACGAGCCGGGCGAGCAAGCCATTGTGCAGATGGCGGACTACCTGGTGACCGGCTGGGGCGACGTCACCTTCCCCAAGCTGTGCGGCGAGATCCTGCACGGCCCCAAGCCGCTGATGAAGATCCACGCCGGCGTGCAGCCGCCGATGGCCGACATCGCCATGCCCTACTCCTTATATACAGACAACGACATCGCCAACCGCACCTTATATGTGGAGGCCTCGCGCGGCTGCCCGTTCAAGTGCGAGTTCTGCCTGTCGGCGCTCGACAAGACCGCCTGGCCCTTCGGCCTGGACACCTTCCTGGGCGAGCTCGAAACGCTGCACGCCCGCGGCGCGCGCCTGTTCAAGTTCGTCGACCGCACCTTCAACCTGAATATCAAGACCAGCCTGAAGATCATGCAGTTCTTCCTCGACAAACTCGAAGCGAACCCGGACGACCCGGTCTACGCCCACTTCGAGCTGGTGCCCGATCACCTTCCCGATGCGCTCAAAGATGGCATCCGCAAGTTCCCGCCCGGCGCGCTGCAGTTCGAGATTGGCATCCAGAGCTTCAATCCGGCGGTGCAGGCGCTGGTCAGCCGGCGCCAGGACAACGCCAAGGCCGCCGAGAACATCCGCTGGCTGTGCGAACAGTCGCACGCCCACCTGCACGTCGACCTGATCGCGGGCCTGCCGGGCGAGGACATGGACAGCTTCGCGCGCGGCTTCGACCAGCTGGTGGCCCTCAAGCCGCACGAAATCCAGTTCGGCATTCTCAAGCGCCTGCGCGGCACGCCGATCATCCGCCACACCGAAGAACACGGCCTGGTCTTCGATCCCTACCCGCCGTACACCATCCTGGCGACGAAGCTGATCGACTTCCAGACCATGCAGCGCCTGGTGCGCTTTGCGCGCTACTGGGACCTGGTGGCCAACTCGGGACGCTTCGCGCACACGCTCGCGCACCTGCTGGGCGAGTCCCCGTTCGCCAACTTCATGGCCTTCTCCGACTGGATCTATGCAAAAACCGATGCCACCCACCGCATCGCGCTCGACCGCCTGGCCAAGCTGGTCGCGCAATGGCTCGAGACGCGCGGCATGAGCCGTACCGACGCGGCGCAACTGGTGGGCAGCGATTATGCCGGCCGCATCGACGCCCCGGCCGAGAAAGCCAAGCCGGTAGCGAGCGTGCCGCAGCGCCAGGCGCGCCATCTGGGAGCGTGA
- a CDS encoding MlaE family ABC transporter permease, whose translation MQIENAPTLTLESPDAGSPQSVVANGIWQVHALAQCGAIKTINATLTSLKDKPALVWDLTQIVRLDHIGAQMFWNAWGKQRPAQLQLAEKQEELFKRIEEASKLQMPRTRPNRFNWVMTLGSGMLNFFEHTQGFIRLIGQVVQDIGRFIRHPMTGPWREVSANIFHSGFQALGITALVGFLIGVVLSYLSAQQLRMFGGDMYLVNILGMSVIRELGPLLAAILVAGRSGSSITAQLGVMRVTEELDAMLVMGISHGYRLIMPKVVALAISMPLLVVWTDAMALIGGMVSAKVELNLSARYFLQKLPDAVPLSNYIIGLLKGTTFGMLIALVSCHFGLRIKPNTESLGRGTTTSVVTAITVVILADAVFAIIFSGVGF comes from the coding sequence ATGCAGATTGAAAATGCGCCAACTTTAACCCTCGAATCGCCTGATGCAGGCTCGCCCCAATCGGTCGTCGCCAACGGGATCTGGCAGGTCCACGCGCTGGCCCAGTGCGGCGCGATCAAGACCATCAACGCCACCCTCACCTCGCTCAAGGACAAGCCGGCACTGGTATGGGACCTGACCCAGATCGTCCGCCTCGACCACATCGGCGCCCAGATGTTCTGGAACGCCTGGGGCAAGCAGCGTCCGGCCCAGCTCCAGCTGGCCGAAAAACAGGAAGAACTGTTCAAGCGCATCGAGGAAGCGAGCAAGCTGCAGATGCCGCGCACGCGCCCCAACCGTTTCAACTGGGTGATGACACTGGGCAGCGGCATGCTCAACTTCTTCGAGCATACGCAAGGCTTCATCCGCCTGATCGGCCAGGTGGTACAGGATATCGGCCGCTTCATCCGCCATCCGATGACGGGGCCGTGGCGCGAAGTCTCGGCCAATATTTTCCACTCCGGCTTCCAGGCGCTCGGCATCACCGCGCTGGTGGGCTTCCTGATCGGCGTCGTGCTGTCCTACCTGTCGGCCCAGCAGCTGCGCATGTTCGGCGGCGATATGTACCTGGTCAACATCCTGGGCATGAGCGTGATCCGCGAACTCGGTCCGCTGCTGGCCGCCATTCTGGTCGCGGGCCGTTCCGGGTCCTCCATCACCGCGCAGCTCGGGGTGATGCGGGTGACCGAGGAACTCGACGCCATGCTGGTCATGGGCATCTCGCACGGCTACCGCCTGATCATGCCGAAAGTGGTGGCGCTGGCGATTTCGATGCCGCTGCTGGTGGTATGGACCGATGCCATGGCCCTGATCGGCGGCATGGTCTCGGCCAAGGTCGAACTGAACCTGTCGGCGCGCTACTTCCTGCAAAAGCTGCCGGACGCGGTGCCGCTGTCGAACTACATCATCGGCCTGCTCAAGGGGACCACCTTCGGCATGCTCATTGCGCTGGTATCCTGTCACTTCGGCCTGCGCATCAAGCCGAACACCGAAAGCCTGGGGCGCGGCACCACCACCTCGGTCGTCACCGCGATCACGGTGGTGATCCTGGCCGACGCGGTGTTTGCGATTATTTTCAGCGGAGTCGGTTTCTGA
- a CDS encoding ABC transporter ATP-binding protein codes for MRPEEDVGPPVVQITKLWTKFGRTVVHQDLSLDIYQGEILSIVGGSGTGKTVLLRQMLGLETPAKGCVRVFGEDISEADADQLQRMRNHWGMLFQQGALYSALTVFDNIAQPLRELRALPEDVIHDAVLLKMNMVGLGVEHAKKMPSDLSGGMIKRASLARALALEPQLLFLDEPTAGLDPDLSDAFVALIQSLHRELGLTVVMVTHDLDTLFALSTRIAVLAEKHVIAIGPTRDVLKVDHPFIKQFFLGARGQRALEVLDEYDAEHAPEH; via the coding sequence ATGCGGCCCGAGGAAGATGTCGGCCCGCCGGTGGTCCAGATCACCAAGCTGTGGACCAAATTCGGCCGCACCGTGGTGCACCAGGACCTGAGCCTCGACATCTACCAGGGCGAGATCCTGTCGATCGTGGGCGGCTCGGGCACCGGCAAGACGGTGCTGCTGCGCCAGATGCTGGGCCTGGAGACGCCCGCCAAAGGCTGCGTGCGCGTGTTCGGCGAAGACATCAGCGAGGCCGACGCCGACCAGCTGCAGCGCATGCGCAACCACTGGGGCATGCTGTTCCAGCAGGGCGCGCTGTATTCGGCGCTGACCGTGTTCGACAACATCGCCCAGCCGCTGCGCGAACTGCGCGCCCTGCCCGAAGACGTGATCCACGACGCCGTGCTGCTGAAAATGAACATGGTCGGCCTGGGCGTCGAACACGCCAAGAAGATGCCGTCCGACCTGTCCGGCGGCATGATCAAGCGCGCCTCGCTGGCGCGCGCGCTGGCCCTCGAACCGCAGCTGCTGTTCCTCGACGAGCCCACCGCGGGCCTCGACCCCGACCTGTCGGACGCGTTTGTCGCGCTGATCCAGTCGCTGCACCGCGAACTGGGACTGACCGTGGTCATGGTCACGCACGACCTGGACACCCTGTTCGCGCTGTCGACCCGGATCGCGGTGCTGGCCGAAAAACACGTGATCGCGATCGGACCGACGCGCGATGTCCTGAAAGTGGACCATCCCTTCATCAAACAATTCTTCCTGGGTGCGCGCGGCCAGCGCGCCCTCGAAGTGCTCGACGAATACGACGCCGAGCACGCACCGGAGCACTAG
- a CDS encoding MlaD family protein, with product MENRSHALMTGFFTIALLVATVLAGIWFNRDRVERVPYQIATIQSIPGLNPQAAVRYRGLEVGKVDAISFDTKIPGQILIHLSVDAEAPVTSTTFATLGYQGVTGIAFIQLDDEKTGSPLMASSEEKLARIPLRPGLLDQLEKRGLVILDKAEELVTRLDAMAAPENQKIILDAFANVSKAAIAYGEIPAKLEPTLARLPQLTAKADQSLASFDTFTASATTMTRSYTKLADDLQSPNGAIARLNTTVDRVGGSLEAVTTDLEMQTLPHFVAMTDEARTSLRAVRRTMNSLNDRPQSLLFGAAPPTPGPGEPGFTAPTK from the coding sequence ATGGAAAACAGATCGCACGCCCTGATGACAGGTTTCTTCACGATTGCGCTGCTGGTGGCCACGGTCCTGGCGGGCATCTGGTTCAACCGCGACCGAGTCGAGCGCGTGCCCTACCAGATCGCCACCATCCAGTCGATCCCGGGCCTCAATCCCCAGGCGGCGGTGCGCTACCGCGGCCTGGAAGTGGGCAAGGTCGATGCCATCAGCTTCGATACCAAGATCCCCGGCCAGATCCTGATCCACCTGTCGGTCGATGCGGAAGCGCCAGTCACCAGCACCACCTTCGCCACCCTCGGCTACCAGGGCGTGACCGGAATCGCCTTCATCCAGCTCGACGACGAAAAAACCGGTTCGCCCCTGATGGCCAGCAGCGAAGAGAAGCTGGCGCGCATTCCGCTGCGTCCGGGCCTGCTCGACCAGCTTGAAAAGCGCGGTCTCGTGATCCTCGACAAAGCCGAGGAACTGGTCACGCGCCTGGACGCCATGGCGGCGCCGGAAAACCAGAAGATCATCCTCGACGCCTTTGCCAATGTCAGCAAGGCGGCGATTGCCTACGGCGAGATTCCGGCCAAGCTCGAACCGACCCTGGCGCGCCTGCCGCAACTGACGGCCAAGGCCGACCAGAGCCTGGCCTCGTTCGACACCTTCACCGCCAGCGCCACCACCATGACGCGCAGCTACACCAAACTGGCCGACGACCTGCAGTCGCCCAACGGCGCCATTGCACGCCTGAACACCACTGTGGACCGGGTCGGCGGCTCGCTCGAAGCGGTTACCACCGATCTCGAAATGCAAACCCTGCCGCACTTCGTGGCCATGACCGACGAAGCGCGCACCTCGCTGCGCGCCGTGCGCCGCACCATGAATTCGCTCAACGACCGTCCGCAAAGCCTGCTGTTCGGCGCCGCGCCGCCCACCCCGGGGCCGGGTGAACCAGGTTTTACCGCACCGACCAAATGA
- a CDS encoding ABC-type transport auxiliary lipoprotein family protein has protein sequence MNHTQNPRTNVTTTVRRLLLAASTGATLLLAGCASEKPALNTTFDFGPATNAAQAARAPIAAVVVGEVTGSAALDSERMYYRLNYSDPLQARAYANSRWSATPLQMVTQRLKSRIAQSGAKVLSVSDASDGVPILRLEIDDFTHNFDSQAQSHGQLVLRASLFQGHKLIDQKTFDRKNPATSMDAGGGARALAGATDTVAADVIAWLATLPLKKE, from the coding sequence GTGAATCACACCCAGAATCCACGCACGAACGTGACCACCACCGTGCGCCGCCTGCTGCTGGCCGCAAGCACCGGCGCCACCCTCCTGCTGGCCGGCTGCGCCAGCGAAAAACCGGCCCTGAACACCACCTTCGACTTCGGTCCCGCGACCAATGCCGCCCAGGCCGCGCGCGCGCCGATCGCCGCCGTCGTGGTGGGCGAAGTGACCGGTTCGGCGGCGCTCGACAGCGAGCGTATGTACTACCGCCTCAATTACAGCGACCCGCTGCAGGCGCGCGCCTACGCCAACAGCCGCTGGAGCGCCACGCCGCTGCAGATGGTCACCCAGCGTCTGAAGTCGCGCATCGCCCAGTCGGGCGCCAAGGTGCTCAGCGTGAGCGACGCCTCCGACGGCGTGCCGATCCTGCGCCTGGAAATCGACGACTTCACCCACAACTTCGACAGCCAGGCCCAGAGCCACGGCCAGCTGGTGCTGCGCGCGTCGCTGTTCCAGGGGCATAAACTGATCGACCAGAAAACCTTCGACCGCAAGAATCCCGCCACCAGCATGGATGCCGGCGGCGGCGCGCGCGCGCTGGCCGGCGCCACCGACACGGTCGCCGCCGACGTCATCGCCTGGCTCGCCACGCTGCCGCTCAAAAAAGAATGA
- a CDS encoding VanZ family protein, which yields MNAPDAPGPGPVPAPLTAAVRGSPVARASLLAYMLLIVYASWFPFSGWRGSGLSPLIFLTLSMPQYWTGFDVMVNIIGYIPLGTLLVLAMYPRVHGVWAVLAAAILGILASGTMEAVQTYLPSRVPSSLDFITNSAGSLVGAIIGALGARSFLDQSRLYKLRQRWFAAHASQGLVLLALWPLAQIYPLGYMFGHGQLLPIFSEWLSAWLDTDIDLVTMLRPGAAMSVEQYWLSETIITACGMTGAVLTMLCLLRRGAPRLLLIGAMLGAALLTKTLASSLLFKPDNALAWITPGAQGGFLIGLIMLAGLAFAPAKAQRRLAVVTLVLSLLVVNTIPVNPYFSATLQGWVQGKFLNFNGAAQFLSLLWPFFAIWFLLLPSHKLNRREERVSLR from the coding sequence ATGAATGCGCCCGACGCGCCGGGGCCCGGTCCCGTACCCGCACCGCTGACGGCCGCCGTGCGCGGTTCGCCCGTGGCGCGCGCGTCGCTGCTGGCTTACATGCTGCTGATCGTGTACGCCAGCTGGTTTCCGTTTTCCGGCTGGCGCGGCAGCGGCCTGTCGCCGCTGATTTTCCTCACCCTGTCCATGCCCCAGTACTGGACCGGCTTCGACGTGATGGTCAACATCATCGGCTACATCCCGCTCGGGACCCTGCTGGTGCTGGCCATGTACCCGCGCGTGCACGGCGTGTGGGCCGTCCTCGCCGCTGCCATCCTCGGCATCCTGGCATCGGGCACGATGGAAGCGGTACAGACCTACCTGCCCAGCCGCGTGCCGTCGAGCCTGGACTTCATCACCAACTCGGCCGGGTCGCTGGTGGGGGCCATCATCGGCGCCCTCGGCGCGCGCTCGTTCCTGGACCAGAGCCGCCTGTACAAGCTGCGCCAGCGCTGGTTCGCGGCCCACGCCAGCCAGGGCCTGGTGCTGCTGGCCCTGTGGCCGCTGGCCCAGATCTATCCGCTCGGCTATATGTTCGGCCATGGCCAGCTGCTGCCGATTTTTTCCGAATGGCTGTCGGCCTGGCTCGATACCGACATCGACCTGGTCACCATGCTGCGTCCCGGCGCCGCCATGAGCGTGGAACAATACTGGCTGTCGGAAACCATCATCACCGCCTGCGGCATGACCGGCGCCGTCCTGACCATGCTGTGCCTGCTGCGGCGCGGCGCCCCGCGCCTGTTGCTGATCGGCGCCATGCTGGGCGCGGCGCTGCTGACCAAGACCCTGGCCAGCTCCCTGCTGTTCAAGCCCGACAATGCGCTGGCCTGGATCACCCCGGGCGCCCAGGGCGGCTTCCTGATCGGCCTGATCATGCTCGCCGGCCTGGCGTTCGCGCCTGCAAAGGCGCAGCGGCGGCTGGCGGTGGTCACCCTTGTGCTCAGCCTGCTGGTGGTGAACACGATCCCGGTCAATCCCTACTTCAGTGCCACCCTGCAAGGCTGGGTGCAAGGCAAGTTCCTGAACTTTAATGGCGCAGCGCAATTCCTGTCCTTGCTATGGCCGTTTTTTGCGATCTGGTTCCTGCTGCTGCCCTCGCATAAACTCAATCGGCGCGAAGAGCGCGTATCATTGCGCTAG
- a CDS encoding (2Fe-2S) ferredoxin domain-containing protein, with product MSDTPYFEQHVFICMNVREDGRQCCGKLGAEIAQKHAKRRMKELGLNGHGKVRINQAGCLDRCDEGPVLVVYPQGTWYTYVDTSDIDEIIDSHLVGGKVVDRLKI from the coding sequence ATGAGCGATACACCCTACTTCGAGCAGCACGTCTTTATCTGCATGAATGTGCGCGAGGATGGACGCCAGTGCTGCGGCAAGCTCGGCGCCGAAATCGCGCAAAAGCACGCCAAGCGCCGCATGAAGGAGCTCGGCCTGAACGGGCACGGCAAGGTGCGCATCAACCAGGCCGGCTGCCTCGACCGCTGCGACGAAGGCCCGGTGCTGGTGGTCTATCCGCAAGGCACCTGGTACACCTATGTCGACACCAGCGACATCGATGAAATCATCGACTCCCATTTGGTTGGCGGCAAGGTCGTCGACCGCCTCAAAATCTGA
- a CDS encoding alpha/beta hydrolase — translation MNTATHNLLNKNAEKFTLAGGAGPMECLLDLPPSAPRGIALVAHPHPLYGGTMDNKVAQTLARTFVALGYAVARFNFRGVGASAGVHDGGAGETDDMALMLAHMESQYPGLPLALSGFSFGTFVQAQLQQRLIAAGRPAERLVLVGTAAGKWPMPDVPADTILIHGEVDDTITLAQVLDWARPQDIPVIVIPGADHFFHRKLAHIKTLVVQLWRREGETPL, via the coding sequence ATGAACACTGCCACGCATAATCTGCTGAACAAAAACGCTGAAAAATTCACCCTGGCCGGCGGCGCCGGACCGATGGAATGCCTGCTCGACCTGCCCCCAAGCGCGCCGCGCGGCATCGCCCTGGTAGCCCATCCGCACCCGCTGTACGGCGGCACCATGGACAACAAGGTGGCGCAAACCCTGGCGCGCACGTTCGTTGCGCTCGGCTACGCGGTGGCGCGCTTTAACTTTCGCGGCGTCGGCGCATCGGCCGGCGTGCACGACGGCGGCGCCGGCGAGACCGACGACATGGCCCTCATGCTGGCGCACATGGAATCGCAATATCCTGGGCTGCCGCTGGCGCTGTCGGGCTTCTCGTTCGGCACCTTTGTGCAAGCCCAGCTGCAGCAACGCCTGATCGCCGCGGGGCGCCCGGCCGAGCGCCTGGTGCTGGTCGGCACGGCCGCCGGCAAGTGGCCGATGCCCGATGTGCCGGCCGACACCATCCTGATCCACGGCGAAGTCGACGACACCATTACCCTGGCCCAGGTGCTGGACTGGGCGCGGCCGCAAGACATTCCGGTCATCGTCATTCCCGGCGCCGATCATTTCTTCCACCGCAAGCTGGCCCACATCAAGACACTGGTGGTCCAACTGTGGCGGCGTGAGGGTGAAACCCCACTATAA
- a CDS encoding D-alanyl-D-alanine carboxypeptidase family protein yields MRKFIAALAASVLALSSAVAQTMPSPTIAARSWMLLDATSGQIIASHEPNARIEPASLTKIMTAYLTFAALKEKKLALNQMINVSVRAWKVDASSSKMFIDPATPVSVDDLLHGLMVQSGNDAAVALAEAVAGDESAFVFLMNREAQRMGLKNTRFANPHGLPHPDNFSTAHDLSVLAARVIADYPEFYKIDSVKSFTYNKITQPNRNRLLWLDPTVDGMKTGHTEAAGFCMIASARRPNGNSQRRLISVVLGTNSDQARTQESQKLLNWGFQNFDTVKLYAKGQAIQTPEVWKGSANVVKIGFNQDVLVTVPKGVAAKMKPVLERNDPLVAPLPLNSKVGTLKMMVDGKQMLELPVVALEEVPQASIFGRAWDSMRLWLK; encoded by the coding sequence ATGAGAAAATTTATTGCCGCACTGGCTGCCAGTGTCCTGGCGCTATCGTCCGCCGTTGCGCAAACCATGCCCTCGCCGACCATCGCTGCGCGCTCCTGGATGCTGCTCGACGCCACCAGCGGACAGATCATCGCCTCGCACGAGCCCAACGCCCGCATCGAACCGGCCTCGCTGACCAAGATCATGACGGCCTACCTGACCTTTGCCGCGCTCAAGGAAAAGAAGCTGGCCCTGAACCAGATGATCAACGTCTCGGTCCGGGCCTGGAAGGTCGATGCCAGCAGTTCCAAGATGTTCATCGACCCGGCCACGCCGGTCTCGGTGGACGACTTGCTGCACGGCTTGATGGTGCAGTCCGGTAACGACGCCGCCGTCGCCCTGGCCGAAGCGGTGGCTGGCGACGAAAGCGCCTTCGTGTTCCTGATGAACCGTGAAGCCCAGCGCATGGGCCTGAAAAACACGCGCTTCGCCAACCCGCACGGCTTGCCGCACCCCGACAACTTTTCCACCGCCCACGACCTGTCGGTCCTGGCCGCGCGCGTGATCGCCGACTACCCCGAGTTCTACAAGATCGACTCGGTCAAAAGCTTCACCTACAACAAGATCACCCAGCCGAACCGCAACCGCCTGCTGTGGCTCGACCCGACGGTGGACGGCATGAAGACCGGCCATACCGAAGCGGCCGGATTCTGCATGATCGCCTCGGCGCGCCGTCCGAACGGCAACAGCCAGCGCCGCCTGATTTCGGTCGTGCTCGGCACCAATTCCGACCAGGCACGTACGCAGGAAAGCCAGAAGCTGCTCAACTGGGGCTTCCAGAACTTCGATACGGTCAAGCTGTATGCCAAGGGCCAGGCGATCCAGACGCCGGAAGTGTGGAAAGGATCGGCCAACGTGGTCAAGATCGGCTTCAACCAGGACGTGCTGGTGACGGTGCCGAAAGGTGTCGCGGCCAAGATGAAGCCTGTACTCGAACGCAACGACCCGCTGGTCGCCCCGCTGCCGCTCAACAGCAAAGTCGGCACCCTGAAGATGATGGTCGATGGCAAGCAGATGCTGGAATTGCCGGTCGTCGCGCTGGAAGAAGTGCCGCAAGCCTCGATCTTCGGCCGCGCCTGGGACTCGATGCGCCTCTGGCTCAAGTAA
- a CDS encoding aldo/keto reductase, with protein MTAALPADLFCPRVSTRSHGPDLSRIVAGMWRMGEWGMSAEQRVAFIEQCIALGVTSFDHADIYGNYGVEGLFGEALRLQPSLRDRIELVSKCGIKLVSPQRPQHAIQHYDTSAAHIVASVEQSLRQLHTDRLDLLLIHRPDPLMEFDEIAAAFAALRQAGKVRHFGVSNFSRHQFESLNRRIELATNQVEFSPLHTTPMFDETFDGLQDLDVAPMIWSPLAGGRLFASSDDNADHLRLVIKGIADALNQPFASVVFAWIMQLPCRPVPLTGTGRIEAIAVAVAGTRFTLSRGDWFAILRAARGHEVA; from the coding sequence ATGACCGCAGCCCTGCCCGCCGACCTGTTTTGCCCACGCGTAAGTACACGCTCCCATGGCCCCGACCTGTCGCGCATCGTCGCCGGCATGTGGCGCATGGGCGAGTGGGGCATGTCGGCCGAGCAGCGCGTCGCTTTCATCGAGCAGTGCATCGCGCTCGGCGTGACCAGCTTCGACCATGCCGATATCTACGGCAACTATGGCGTCGAAGGCCTGTTCGGCGAAGCCCTGCGCCTGCAGCCTTCGCTGCGCGACCGTATCGAGCTGGTCAGCAAGTGCGGCATCAAGCTGGTGTCCCCGCAACGCCCGCAGCATGCAATCCAGCATTACGACACCAGCGCCGCCCACATCGTGGCCTCGGTCGAGCAATCGCTGCGCCAGCTGCATACCGACCGCCTCGACCTGCTGCTGATCCACCGCCCCGATCCGCTCATGGAGTTCGACGAGATCGCCGCCGCCTTCGCGGCCCTGCGCCAGGCCGGCAAGGTGCGCCATTTCGGCGTGTCGAATTTTTCGCGCCACCAGTTCGAGTCGCTCAACCGCCGCATCGAACTGGCGACCAACCAGGTCGAGTTCTCGCCCCTGCACACCACGCCGATGTTCGACGAAACCTTCGACGGCCTGCAAGACCTGGACGTGGCGCCGATGATCTGGTCGCCGCTGGCCGGCGGACGCCTGTTCGCCAGCAGCGACGACAATGCCGATCACCTGCGCCTGGTCATCAAGGGCATCGCCGATGCGCTGAACCAGCCATTCGCCAGCGTGGTGTTTGCGTGGATCATGCAGTTGCCATGCCGTCCAGTGCCGCTGACCGGCACCGGACGCATCGAAGCAATCGCCGTGGCGGTGGCCGGCACCCGCTTCACGCTCAGCCGTGGCGACTGGTTCGCCATCCTGCGCGCCGCGCGCGGTCACGAAGTCGCGTAA
- a CDS encoding metal-sensitive transcriptional regulator: MSDIVESTALTALQKKDLLHRLARIEGQLRGVQKLIALAATPSDCDAVAQQMAAARKALDRSFVQLLTNTIQTQSANARDLAEAQASASKLAAMLDKFA; encoded by the coding sequence ATGTCGGACATCGTCGAGAGCACGGCCCTCACCGCCCTGCAAAAGAAGGATTTGCTGCATCGCCTGGCGCGCATCGAGGGCCAGTTGCGCGGGGTGCAGAAGCTGATCGCGCTGGCCGCCACGCCGTCCGATTGCGACGCCGTGGCCCAGCAGATGGCGGCGGCGCGCAAGGCGCTGGACCGCTCGTTCGTGCAACTGCTCACCAATACCATCCAGACCCAGAGCGCCAACGCGCGCGACCTGGCCGAAGCACAGGCCAGCGCCAGCAAGCTGGCCGCCATGCTCGACAAGTTCGCCTGA